From a region of the Castanea sativa cultivar Marrone di Chiusa Pesio chromosome 10, ASM4071231v1 genome:
- the LOC142611839 gene encoding putative mitochondrial adenine nucleotide transporter BTL3, translating to MVGLDLRFTNSHSQEQSHISHTPNPNFSAFVSGGLFLEPTVPSSFVNLISSSTASSISLSVSGSASSSCTCGKKPVFLGREKRPRVGFLTVSLKSDGFVRESKVYLVQNGEEGSDKAAAETATTCAEQGNKHKVRLRSGYAMNTTKHLWSGAIAAMVSRTFVAPLERLKLEYIVRGEQKNLFELVKTIAVSQGLRGFWRGNLVNILRTAPFKAVNFCAYDTYRKQLLKLSGNEETTNCERFIAGAAAGITATVLCLPLDTIRTTMVATGGEALGGVINTFNHMIRTEGFFALYKGLVPSIISMAPSGAVFYGVYDILKSAYLHSPEGRKRIQNMNQQGQELNALDQLELGPFRTLLYGAVAGACAEAATYPFEVVRRQLQMQVRATKLGALATCVKIVEQGGIPALYAGLIPSLLQVLPSASTSYFVYEFMKIVLKVE from the exons ATGGTAGGACTGGACCTCCGCTTCACCAACTCTCATTCACAAGAACAATCTCATATTTCTCATACTCCAAATCCCAATTTCAGTGCATTTGTTAGCGGCGGCTTGTTTCTCGAGCCCACAGTTCCTTCTTCGTTCGTTAACTTGATTTCTTCGTCCACAGCTTCTTCAATTAGTTTATCGGTTTCCGgctcagcttcttcttcttgcacCTGTGGTAAAAAACCGGTGTTTTTGGGGAGAGAGAAGAGGCCTCGAGTTGGGTTTTTGACAGTGAGCTTGAAGAGTGATGGGTTTGTTCGGGAATCGAAGGTGTATTTGGTGCAAAACGGAGAGGAGGGGTCTGATAAGGCGGCTGCGGAGACGGCGACGACATGTGCTGAGCAAGGAAATAAACACAAGGTTAGGTTGCGGAGTGGCTATGCCATGAACACTACTAAGCATCTGTGGTCTGGTGCTATTGCCGCTATGGTCTCCAG AACCTTTGTTGCTCCACTTGAGAGACTGAAGCTGGAATATATAGTTCGTGGTGAACAAAAGAATCtgtttgaacttgtcaagactATTGCAGTTTCTCAGGGTTTGAGGGGATTTTGGAGGGGGAACCTTGTCAACATTCTTCGTACAGCTCCATTTAAGGCTGTTAATTTTTGTGCTTATGATACATACAGAAAACAGTTGCTCAAACTGTCTGGAAATGAGGAAACTACAAATTGTGAGAGGTTTATTGCTGGTGCTGCTGCCGGAATAACTGCTACTGTCCTCTGTTTACCACTTGATACT ATCCGGACCACGATGGTGGCAACTGGTGGGGAAGCCTTGGGTGGTGTTATTAATACTTTCAATCACATGATCCGAACTGAAGGATTCTTTGCTCTTTACAAGGGTTTAGTACCCTCCATTATAAGTATGGCACCCTCAGGTGCAGTTTTCTATGGTGTGTATGATATACTGAAATCAGCGTATCTGCATTCACCAGAGGGAAGGAAGAGAATACAGAATATGAACCAGCAGGGGCAGGAACTGAATGCTTTAGACCAGCTTGAGTTGGGACCATTTAGGACATTATTATATGGGGCTGTTGCTGGTGCTTGCGCTGAAGCAGCAACATATCCATTTGAAGTTGTGAGAAGACAGCTTCAAATGCAAGTCCGGGCAACTAAATTGGGTGCATTGGCAACTTGTGTCAAGATAGTTGAGCAAGGAGGAATACCAGCTCTGTATGCAGGACTTATTCCGAGTTTGCTACAG GTACTTCCTTCGGCTTCAACAAGTTACTTTGTCTATGAATTCATGAAGATTGTACTCAAAGTGGAATGA